The Trichocoleus sp. FACHB-46 genome has a segment encoding these proteins:
- a CDS encoding DUF2232 domain-containing protein encodes MSDSSEDRHSERPPDSQPGPTQSASPESSSTRPTDLHTSTALAEPQVTSAAPLAMVETAFLASTASLIWLVNYYFPMGPLLRIFFPVPIALTYLRWGHRAAWMSALVSGLLLSVLMGPTRSILFLMPFGLLGVQLGALWRRRANWFVSISIGTIIGTFGFFFRIWLVSILLGDDLWAYITTQITELVEWGFVKLGLLIQPELALVQAIAAIMIVINNIVYLFVVHLAAWLLLERLGNPIPAPPKWVQVILDYEAD; translated from the coding sequence ATGAGTGATTCTTCCGAAGACCGCCACTCAGAAAGACCGCCTGATTCTCAGCCGGGTCCTACTCAATCTGCATCTCCTGAATCAAGCTCCACTAGGCCCACTGACCTCCATACTTCAACGGCTCTAGCTGAACCGCAAGTCACGAGTGCAGCTCCTCTAGCTATGGTGGAGACTGCTTTCTTAGCCAGTACAGCGAGCCTGATTTGGCTGGTCAACTATTACTTCCCGATGGGGCCTTTGTTACGGATTTTTTTCCCGGTCCCCATTGCCCTGACCTACTTGCGCTGGGGACACCGCGCTGCTTGGATGTCAGCCCTAGTGTCTGGGTTGCTGCTATCAGTCCTCATGGGGCCAACCCGCAGCATTCTGTTTTTAATGCCTTTTGGGCTGTTGGGAGTTCAATTAGGAGCGCTTTGGCGGCGGCGAGCAAACTGGTTTGTTTCCATCAGTATCGGCACAATTATTGGCACTTTTGGCTTCTTTTTCCGGATTTGGCTAGTTTCGATTTTGCTGGGTGACGATCTGTGGGCTTATATCACCACTCAAATTACAGAATTGGTGGAATGGGGTTTTGTGAAGCTAGGGCTGTTGATCCAGCCTGAACTAGCGTTGGTTCAAGCGATCGCGGCGATCATGATTGTGATCAACAATATTGTTTATCTTTTTGTTGTCCATCTAGCGGCTTGGTTGCTTTTAGAGCGTTTAGGCAACCCGATCCCAGCGCCTCCTAAGTGGGTACAGGTGATTCTGGATTACGAGGCTGATTAA
- a CDS encoding Crp/Fnr family transcriptional regulator: MEDRYSPREPQSSPALIRSAPFFEGLPEATVEKATAHVVMRSHPSGQVILLENDWGSSVYFILDGWVKIRTYNLDGKEVTLNILGKGELFGEMAPLDEVPRSTDVITLAPTVIGNMPAQDFVQLIHTEPTAGIRLAQLMARRLRQVNRRLRLRESDSTSRVADILLFLAEGQGKRSQKGVEIPNLPHRELSSLSGLARETVTRVLNKLEKKELIVRDRDILCIPDMHALERLLV; this comes from the coding sequence ATGGAAGATCGGTATAGCCCTCGTGAACCTCAGTCTAGCCCTGCACTAATTCGCTCTGCTCCTTTCTTTGAAGGCTTACCAGAGGCTACGGTCGAAAAGGCTACGGCCCATGTTGTCATGCGTAGCCATCCTTCTGGCCAAGTAATTTTATTAGAAAATGACTGGGGTAGTTCTGTCTACTTTATTTTGGACGGTTGGGTCAAGATTCGGACTTATAACTTAGATGGCAAAGAGGTCACCCTCAACATTCTTGGTAAGGGTGAATTATTTGGAGAAATGGCTCCGCTAGATGAAGTACCTAGATCTACAGATGTCATTACCTTGGCTCCTACTGTGATTGGCAATATGCCAGCCCAAGATTTTGTCCAGTTAATTCATACAGAGCCAACGGCAGGAATTCGTCTAGCTCAGCTGATGGCACGACGGCTACGCCAAGTGAATCGACGGTTGCGGTTGCGAGAGTCTGACAGTACCTCTCGCGTGGCGGATATTTTGTTGTTTCTAGCTGAGGGGCAGGGAAAACGGAGCCAAAAGGGAGTTGAGATTCCTAACTTGCCGCACCGGGAACTGAGCAGCTTGAGTGGTTTAGCGCGTGAAACTGTGACGCGGGTCTTGAATAAGCTGGAAAAAAAGGAACTGATTGTTCGCGATCGCGACATTCTCTGCATTCCGGACATGCACGCTCTGGAGCGCCTGTTGGTTTAA
- a CDS encoding sugar transferase, with protein MITTSDFSSTNFTTSGFTKFGCAADVHPSVNHKIKRFLDILGALVGLVMTAVIAIPVAIAIQLDNPGPILYSQMRCGCQGHPFRIWKFRSMVANAEQLKHLVTNEAKGHIFKNQADPRVTRVGRFLRRTSLDELPQFWNVLMGDMSLVGTRPPTIDEVKRYNKRHWQRLNVKPGMTGEWQVHGRSTVKDFEQIISLDLRYQRRWSIAYDLYLIIKTIGVVLNKDGAC; from the coding sequence GTGATTACAACTTCTGATTTCTCTTCTACTAACTTCACCACCAGTGGTTTCACCAAATTTGGTTGTGCTGCTGATGTACACCCATCAGTCAATCATAAAATCAAGCGCTTCCTAGATATTCTCGGTGCATTAGTAGGATTGGTCATGACTGCCGTGATCGCTATTCCAGTTGCGATCGCAATCCAGCTAGATAATCCAGGCCCTATTCTCTACAGCCAGATGCGCTGCGGCTGCCAAGGTCATCCCTTTCGCATTTGGAAGTTTCGTTCGATGGTGGCAAATGCGGAGCAACTGAAGCATTTGGTCACCAATGAAGCTAAAGGCCATATCTTCAAAAACCAAGCCGATCCTCGCGTGACTCGCGTGGGTCGCTTCCTGCGGCGAACCAGTTTAGATGAATTACCCCAGTTTTGGAATGTCTTAATGGGAGACATGAGCCTGGTTGGAACTCGTCCGCCTACCATAGACGAAGTCAAACGCTACAACAAGCGTCACTGGCAACGCCTCAATGTGAAGCCTGGTATGACGGGTGAGTGGCAAGTACATGGTCGGTCCACTGTAAAAGATTTTGAACAGATTATTAGCTTGGACCTCCGCTACCAACGCCGCTGGTCTATTGCTTACGACCTCTACCTGATCATTAAAACGATTGGAGTTGTTCTTAATAAGGACGGAGCTTGCTAG
- the pgsA gene encoding CDP-diacylglycerol--glycerol-3-phosphate 3-phosphatidyltransferase, which yields MTVPTWITLSRLLGVPLLLYGLHEPTPEARWFCVAIFLIAAGTDWLDGYLARKLNQVTDLGKFLDPLVDKLLVLAPLLSLIELGQVPAWGVFLILGRELAIAGWRVNPAMTGGTITGANIWGKLKTVSQILAIALLIAPLPAIWSTPSLIAFWVAVGLTWVSGAIYLWPQQSQSVS from the coding sequence ATGACTGTTCCTACCTGGATTACCCTATCTCGTTTACTAGGCGTGCCTTTGCTGCTTTACGGTCTGCACGAGCCTACTCCAGAAGCTCGCTGGTTTTGTGTGGCCATTTTCCTCATTGCCGCAGGAACAGATTGGTTAGATGGTTATTTAGCCCGTAAGCTCAATCAAGTCACAGATTTAGGCAAGTTTCTTGATCCCCTAGTCGATAAACTGCTAGTGCTAGCGCCGTTGCTGTCTTTAATTGAGCTAGGTCAAGTGCCTGCTTGGGGAGTGTTTTTGATTCTGGGACGGGAGTTGGCGATCGCAGGCTGGCGAGTCAACCCAGCCATGACAGGCGGCACCATTACAGGAGCTAATATCTGGGGAAAGCTCAAAACAGTAAGTCAAATTTTAGCGATCGCCCTCCTAATTGCGCCTTTGCCGGCTATCTGGAGTACGCCTAGTCTGATAGCATTTTGGGTTGCGGTCGGCCTCACTTGGGTCTCGGGTGCAATCTATTTGTGGCCCCAGCAGTCTCAATCTGTGTCTTGA
- the rpmI gene encoding 50S ribosomal protein L35, whose product MPKLKTRKAAAKRFRASGSGKILRRKAFKNHLLEHKSAKRRNQLSHVAVVHERDEENVRLMLPYL is encoded by the coding sequence ATGCCAAAACTGAAGACTCGTAAGGCTGCTGCTAAGCGTTTTAGAGCCAGCGGCAGCGGTAAAATCCTGCGCCGTAAAGCTTTCAAGAACCACTTGCTAGAGCACAAAAGTGCTAAGCGCAGAAACCAGCTCTCCCATGTAGCGGTTGTGCACGAAAGAGACGAAGAAAACGTGCGGTTGATGCTTCCTTATCTATAA
- the rplT gene encoding 50S ribosomal protein L20 translates to MTRVKRGNVARKRRKKILKLAKGFRGSHSRLFRTANQQVMKALRNAYRDRRKRKRDFRRLWIARINAASRQHGMSYSQLIGNLKKADIQLNRKMLAQLAVLDPAGFGRVLELASQAKSA, encoded by the coding sequence ATGACACGAGTAAAACGCGGCAATGTCGCTCGTAAGCGCCGCAAAAAGATTCTAAAGCTGGCGAAGGGTTTCCGGGGGTCTCACTCTCGCCTCTTCCGTACTGCTAACCAACAAGTGATGAAGGCATTGCGGAACGCCTACCGCGATCGCCGTAAACGGAAGAGAGACTTTCGTCGCCTGTGGATTGCTCGCATTAACGCAGCATCTCGTCAGCATGGCATGAGCTACAGTCAGTTAATTGGCAACCTCAAAAAAGCTGACATTCAACTCAACCGTAAAATGTTGGCGCAACTGGCGGTTCTAGATCCGGCGGGCTTCGGTAGAGTTCTAGAATTGGCGAGTCAAGCAAAGTCAGCCTAA
- a CDS encoding transporter substrate-binding domain-containing protein, producing the protein MFEPLNFFSKVSSLCLVIGLSLAGQSGSAETLKSIQQRGYLIVAVKENLYPLAFKNSAQQLQGFEIDVARRLAQELLGQADAIQLQPVANQDRLPSVLAGRADFAIARVTATEPRSRLVSFSLPYYLDGTALVTKAATVKRLADLNQRPVAALNGSSTIATVRYLVPGAKLVGVDSYAAAYSLLESGKVVAFAADVSVLSGWVQEYPQYHVLPTLLSAEPLCVVLPKGLQYDDLRRQVNSAIARWHSDGWLQQRAVYWGLPWANLLKDRDTKPTEMLRP; encoded by the coding sequence GTGTTTGAGCCGCTGAATTTCTTCAGCAAAGTATCTAGTCTTTGTTTGGTAATTGGGCTGAGTTTAGCAGGTCAATCAGGTAGTGCTGAAACGTTGAAGTCGATTCAACAACGGGGCTACCTGATTGTTGCTGTTAAAGAAAACCTATATCCGCTAGCGTTCAAAAATTCAGCGCAGCAGTTACAAGGATTTGAAATTGATGTGGCTCGTCGCTTAGCTCAAGAGCTGCTAGGTCAGGCAGATGCCATCCAACTTCAGCCTGTTGCTAACCAAGATCGCCTTCCATCTGTTTTGGCAGGTCGAGCAGACTTCGCGATTGCGAGAGTGACTGCAACTGAGCCCCGATCCCGTTTAGTGAGCTTTAGTCTTCCCTATTATCTAGATGGCACTGCCTTAGTAACTAAAGCGGCAACAGTCAAGCGACTAGCTGATTTAAACCAGCGTCCAGTGGCCGCGCTGAATGGTTCTAGTACGATCGCCACAGTGCGCTATCTGGTTCCTGGCGCTAAATTGGTAGGGGTAGACTCCTACGCAGCGGCATACTCTCTCCTAGAGTCAGGTAAAGTCGTTGCTTTTGCGGCGGATGTCAGTGTTTTGAGCGGGTGGGTGCAGGAATATCCTCAATATCATGTGCTGCCGACTTTGTTATCTGCGGAGCCTTTGTGTGTAGTGCTACCTAAAGGCCTGCAGTACGACGACTTGCGACGTCAAGTTAATAGTGCGATCGCTCGTTGGCACTCTGATGGTTGGCTGCAACAACGAGCCGTCTATTGGGGTCTGCCGTGGGCTAACTTATTGAAAGATAGGGATACAAAACCTACAGAGATGTTGCGTCCCTAA
- a CDS encoding tetratricopeptide repeat protein — MDSLLPIVYLSILLTLLASAGWAILRQVLKTRKIETSISRLQNKLNKEKGTAEEYYELGSIYLEKNLFSQAVIQLQKALKSPDLEGEENTALIYNALGYAYFAQEQYDLSIRHYKEALKLSPNYVTALNNIGHAYERKQLMSQALESYEEALKLDPQSLTAKRRAESLKKRLVSTTASAEK, encoded by the coding sequence ATGGATAGCTTGCTTCCCATCGTCTATTTGTCAATCTTGCTGACTTTGTTGGCAAGCGCAGGCTGGGCGATTCTTCGCCAAGTGCTGAAAACTCGCAAGATTGAAACTTCGATTTCGCGCTTGCAGAATAAGTTGAATAAAGAAAAAGGTACAGCCGAAGAATACTATGAACTTGGCAGTATCTACTTAGAGAAAAATTTGTTTTCTCAGGCAGTCATACAACTGCAAAAAGCCCTTAAATCACCTGATTTAGAAGGAGAGGAGAACACAGCGCTAATCTACAACGCGCTTGGTTATGCCTACTTTGCTCAAGAGCAGTATGATTTGTCCATTCGTCATTACAAAGAAGCTCTAAAACTAAGCCCTAATTATGTGACGGCTCTCAATAATATTGGGCACGCTTATGAGCGCAAGCAGCTCATGTCTCAAGCTCTAGAATCCTATGAAGAAGCCCTCAAGCTGGACCCCCAAAGCTTAACGGCTAAGCGTCGAGCTGAGTCTTTGAAGAAGCGCTTGGTTTCAACCACAGCAAGTGCTGAAAAATAA
- a CDS encoding iron uptake porin: MKSPVGLEKNVSLALLCTVLGLFTANVSPAVAATNDSTDAAAANRLLALEVLAPEASVKESEPSDRTTQITALAADAATTTSATPAIADATLQAQALSPSDDSPGMIDVATLDPENPEAASDGMAQVTSVSQLSDVQPTDWAFQSLQSLVERYGCIAGYPDGTYRGNRALTRYEFAAGVNSCLDRINELIQAGTDELVQKEDLATLQRLQEEFSAELATIRGRVDSLEARTAELEANQFSTTTKLFGQAIFGIQGRTDNTADFFPVDGVKDTEDPATNINFINNVQLSLFTQLSNRSILLTGLAAGNGSTAPRLSNDTRLGYELDSDNQFLISDLSFRHLIGSNLAVVAGPVGVNAVNVFRGANRVESSGQGPISAFAQRNPIISIGNGTGGAGFDWQVSPRISLQGVYSASDPADPNDAGLFGSRRSATTAGAQLTVSPTDTIDLALHYLNSYNPSGSNFAGSLGLGIGDDQVTIGSGLKTDAFGATVAWRATPGITVGGWGGFTNSRIPNRDGNVETTNWMAFLNFPDLFGEGNLGGIYVGQPPKITESDLPAGQNIPNLLAGGAGTEGDQPGTTTHLEVFYRYRVSDNITITPGVIVLFNPGNAPESDTVGIGALRTTFTF, from the coding sequence ATGAAATCCCCAGTGGGCTTAGAAAAGAACGTCTCTTTAGCCCTGTTGTGTACAGTTTTAGGCTTGTTTACAGCAAATGTCTCTCCAGCTGTAGCCGCCACTAACGATAGTACAGATGCGGCTGCGGCCAACCGCTTATTGGCTCTTGAGGTCTTGGCTCCTGAGGCGTCTGTCAAGGAGAGTGAGCCTAGCGATCGCACCACTCAAATAACTGCTTTAGCAGCTGATGCAGCCACTACGACCTCCGCCACCCCAGCGATCGCAGACGCGACCCTGCAAGCTCAAGCTTTGAGCCCGTCTGACGACAGCCCAGGCATGATTGATGTTGCCACTTTAGACCCGGAAAACCCAGAAGCTGCCAGTGATGGCATGGCTCAAGTCACCTCGGTTTCCCAACTCTCTGATGTGCAACCAACCGATTGGGCTTTTCAATCGCTACAGTCTTTAGTAGAACGGTATGGCTGTATCGCGGGTTATCCAGATGGTACCTACCGAGGCAACAGAGCGTTAACTCGCTATGAATTCGCGGCTGGGGTTAATTCGTGCCTAGACCGGATCAATGAGTTGATTCAGGCGGGCACTGATGAGCTGGTGCAGAAAGAAGACTTAGCAACATTACAACGGTTGCAGGAAGAATTCTCTGCTGAACTCGCAACCATCAGAGGCCGAGTCGATTCGCTAGAAGCTCGCACGGCTGAACTGGAAGCGAATCAGTTCTCCACCACAACCAAGTTGTTTGGCCAAGCTATCTTTGGCATCCAAGGCCGTACTGACAATACTGCTGACTTCTTCCCAGTCGATGGCGTTAAAGATACAGAAGACCCAGCCACAAACATTAACTTCATCAACAACGTTCAGCTGAGCTTGTTCACACAACTGAGCAATCGCAGCATCTTGCTAACTGGGCTAGCCGCTGGCAATGGCAGCACAGCTCCCCGCCTCAGTAACGATACTAGGCTGGGCTATGAGCTAGACAGCGATAACCAATTCCTCATCAGTGACTTGAGTTTTCGGCATTTAATTGGCAGTAACCTTGCTGTGGTTGCAGGTCCTGTTGGCGTTAACGCAGTCAACGTTTTCCGCGGAGCTAACCGAGTTGAAAGTTCTGGTCAAGGCCCAATTTCGGCTTTTGCCCAGCGGAACCCCATCATTAGCATTGGTAATGGCACCGGTGGTGCTGGCTTCGACTGGCAAGTCAGCCCCCGCATCAGCTTGCAGGGTGTTTATTCGGCTAGTGACCCTGCTGACCCCAATGACGCTGGTTTATTTGGCAGTCGCCGTAGCGCCACTACTGCTGGAGCTCAATTGACGGTTTCTCCCACGGATACGATTGACCTAGCGCTCCATTACCTCAACTCCTATAACCCTTCTGGGTCTAACTTTGCTGGCAGTTTAGGCTTAGGAATTGGTGATGACCAAGTTACCATTGGCTCTGGTCTAAAAACGGATGCCTTTGGTGCCACTGTAGCTTGGCGCGCTACCCCAGGGATTACTGTAGGCGGTTGGGGTGGCTTTACTAATTCGCGAATTCCTAATCGCGATGGCAATGTGGAGACCACCAACTGGATGGCGTTCCTCAACTTCCCCGACTTGTTCGGCGAAGGTAATTTGGGCGGAATTTATGTAGGCCAGCCGCCTAAAATCACCGAAAGCGACTTACCAGCAGGTCAGAATATTCCTAACTTGCTAGCAGGCGGAGCAGGAACTGAAGGAGATCAACCCGGTACAACAACGCACTTAGAAGTGTTCTACCGTTATCGCGTCTCTGACAACATCACGATTACACCAGGTGTGATTGTGCTCTTCAACCCAGGTAATGCACCTGAAAGCGACACAGTAGGAATTGGTGCCTTGCGAACCACATTCACCTTCTAG